The uncultured Cohaesibacter sp. region AGCCATTATAGGCGTGTTTGTGCCCATCTTGCCAGCCCGCTTGCGCCCGACCAAAGAAGAGCATCAAACATAATGGTGAAAAGGTCTGGATTTCATTTGGAGAGAACGGGAAGGTTACGCGGATTGCTGACATGCGAAAGGCCGCGAAACGCGGCCTTTGAAATAGAGGTTCCTGTATGAGCGAATGTGGGCTCATTATGCTCATTTGACAGCAGGGCCTTTACAAAGCAATGCCTGCTTTTGGTTCTGATCGAGAACCCAAGGCTAAAAAAGCAATGCTCCAGTAACAAGGCCGAATGTGAAGCATACAGAGAGTATGCTCAAACCGACATAAAACATCTCTTTCCTCCTTAGACTTGCTGATCATCCCGTCAAGTCACGCTTATATTAGACCGCAATAGGATGAAAAAGTCTCTTCACTCTTACGATTATAATATAATGTCGTTAACAAATAATTCAACGTTCAGAGATGCTTAAAGTTTCATATAGCCTTTTCGACTGGCCGCTGGACGCGGCATTGGGGCGGACATTAAAAAGGGGCTCGATGAGCCCCTTGTCCTGTCGTTACCGCTGCAATGGATGAAGGCTTCTCCTTACGGGAAGCGAGCCTTCCTCTAGACGTCCACCCAGCCGTCGCTGAGATCTGCTGCATACAGCGCATCAATGGCAGCCTGATTGGCTCGTGAGCTTTCCAGCGTGAAGATCGTAGAGTCCTCACCGGCGATCTTGTCGCCGAAGGCTTCGACCTGAAGCTGGTACTGATAGGCTCCCTGGAAGGACCATTTCTTCATTTCGCTGCGGTTGTTGTTGTAAAGGCAGACATTCACTGCATCATAATTCAAAGCGTTGAACGGTGCACTCACCTCGATCAACCCCTTGTCGCCATGGAATGACATGCATTGCCGTAGGGCGAGCTGGGTTGAGCAGTAGAAGGTCATGTCAAAGCTGCCGAAATCATATTGGCAGTTGGCATAGATATCCGTCCCGAAATCAGGATCGCGCTCAATGGAAGCTCTGGCCCGAACCGGATCCTTACCGGTGGCAAAGCGGGCAGTCACCGTTGGATAGACGCCGATGTCTGGCAGCCCGCCACCGCCCAGCTCAACCTTGTTGCGCATGTTGTTTGGATCAACATTGTAATAGCTGAAAGCACCCTGAATGTGCCGTAAGGTGCCAATTTCACCATTGGCGATCAAATCGCGCACCAGCTGCCATTGCGGATGGTAAGTGACCATGAAGGCTTCGCTAGCCACGAGGCCGCTCTTGTTCCGAGCCTCAATCAGAGTATCAATTTCCTTGGCATGCAGGGAAATCGGCTTTTCGCAAAGGACATGTTTACCTGCTTCCAGACAGCGCTTGGTCCACTCCACATGCTGAGATGTTGGCAGAGGAATATAGATTGCGTCCACCTCCGGGCTGCTAAGCAAGTCTTCGTAACTACCATAGGCCAGAGGCATGCCAAACCTCTCGGCAAAAGCGTCGGCACTCGCCTGACTGCGGCTGGCTACAGCCTGCAGGGTGCCGTTTCGCGATGCTTGAATGGCTGGTACCAATTGCTCTCTGGCAATTTTGGCGGTTCCTAGAATGCCCCAACGGATCATTTTGCTCTCCCATGTTTCTTATACAACTCTAACAGTTGATATGTGTCACTAACAAACGTCAAAGCCACAATTTTGCTCGGATTTTGACACAATTGCGATTAATTCAGACACTCCGGTATTTATGACATGGAGTGTGGTGGTGCCCAAGTACAATTTATTTTTTCACTCAAAACAATTGCCTGAGACCTTCGAAGAAGGCGAAAAGGATCTTGCTGCCTTGAAGGCGTGGAGCAAGTCTTTTGACAAATTTGTCGTCAATCCAGGCAGTGTTCTGAAGCAGTCTCTGATTGTCACGTCCGATAATGTTGAAACAGTGACGCCGGGTGAAACCTTGTCAGCCTATGCCGAGATTGAAGCTCGGAACAAGGATGAAGCGGTTAAGATAGCCAAAAGCTGGCCGATTCTCGATAGCGGGTTTGTCTTGATTTCCGAGGTCGTGGATATGGAACTTGACTAAGGCAATATATCTCTTTTGAGAATTTTACCTCCTTCAAATCAAGGTTGAGGCAAGTTTACTTGCTTCTTTTTGGGTGTAGCAATACAGCTGAGACACATATGAAATGTGTTGCAATTTTTTGCATAATATTGCATGATTTTGCGGAATAATGCACTATTATGCGCGGTATATGTCCATCATGACAGACCTTACACTCAACAATCCTTCCGTCAGACAGACTTTGCTGCGATCCCGGCTGGAGAGCGGTGAGCAGCTCGTCGCTGTCGACCTAGCCAATGAATTCGGCATTTCGCTTGATACGATCCGCCGTGACCTGCTCGCGCTGGAAGATGGAGGGCTGGCGCAACGGGTAAGAGGTGGTGCCATTCCGGTTCGCTCAGCCGCCAGGCCTTATACCGAACGACAAGCCGAACCCGCCGCCAGTCATGACACGATTGCCAAGGCCACATTGCCACTGATTAAAAAGGGTATGACGATTATTCTGGGAGGCGGAACGACACTTACGCATCTGGCGGCGTATCTCGAGCCGCGTAACGATCTGTTTGTTATCACGCCCGCACCCGCCATTGCCTCGATGACGCTTCAAAAGTCGATCCAAACCTATCTCGTTGGTGGGCGGCTGAGCCCTTGGGGGGCTTGTGCTGTTGGGTGCGAAGCGGAAACGGCACTGGGCAATCTTGCTGCAGACCTTGCCTTTCCCGGTATCTGCGGTCTGGATCGGGATTTTGGTCTCAGCATGGATTATGCCGATGAAGCTGGAATGACCCGCGCGATGATCAAGGCGGCCAACGAAACCGTTCTTGTGTGCGCCAAAGAAAAGATCGGCCAGCGGGCACGGCATCGCATTTTGCCGATCCAAGACATCACCACTATTGTTACAGACGCCGACGCGCCCGCGATGCAGCCATTCGAGGATGCCGGTGCGGAGATCATTCATGCATAATCCTTCAACATTCGCCAATGCGCCTTTGCCATGGAATGGACTCCGCACGCCGAGGAAGGCTGTTTCGGCCATGTTTATGCTCAATGGGGCTTTTTTCGGCATGTGGGCTTCGCGCGTTCCCGCCATTGCGCAAATGCATCAACTCAGTGAGACCATGCTTGGCTTTTTGCTACTGAGCATGTGCGCTGGGGCTATTGTCTCCTTCCCCACAACCGGCAGCCTTGTGGAGCGCTATGGCAGCGCTTCGGTCACGAAAGTCGTGGCCCTTGTCTATAGTGCCGCGCTTGCAGGCCTCGCCTTCGCTCCCAGCGCTGTGTTGCTTGGGGCTGCCCTGTTTGCCTTTGGAGCTGCCCATGGGGCCATGGATGTGTCCATGAATGCGTGGGCCGGGGAAGTGGAGAAAGCGCGCGGCAAGCCCATCATGTCCTCCTTTCATGCCATGTGGAGTCTCGGATCGGGGCTCGGGGCCGCAACAGGATTTCTTGCAGTGCATCTGGCGCTTAGCCCGATGGCGCATTTTCTGATTGGTGGAGTAATCTGTCTGTTGCTGGCGCTTCCCTTTGGCTATGTTGCCTGGTCGTCACCGCGCATCGAGCGCAAACAGGGAGCCAAACGGGCTTTGTTCGTCTTGCCCAAAGGGGCTTTGGCACTTGTGGGCATCATGGGGCTTTGTGCCGGGCTGGGCGAAGGAGCCATGGGCGACTGGGGTGCCATATTTCTTGTACAGGTCGCCCAGACCAACGAGGGCACGGCTGCTCTTGGCTATACCTGCTTTTCTGTAGCGATGGTGGTTATGCGTCTTGCGGGCGATGTCATCATCAGTCGGCTGGGGGCGGTGAGAGCTGCGCGCATGAGTGGCCTCCTCGCCGCAAGCGGGTCGCTGTTGGCTATTTCCTTTGCAAGCCTTCCAGCGATTTTTGTCGGCTTTGCCATGATGGGGCTTGGTTATGCCTTCATTGTTCCTTTGGCCTTCTCGCGAGCTGGTAACGATGACACCATGTCGCCCGGCCCGGCCATCGCTGCCGTGGCAACTTTCGGCTATGGTGGGGGGCTGTTCGGGCCGGTGGCCATTGGCTTGCTGGCCGACACCTTTTCCATTCGCTGGGCGTTTCTGCTGCTTTCTTCTCTGGCTCTGCTGATCATTCTGCTGGCCCCCAATCTTGCTCCGCCCCAAAAGAGCACGGCGCGTTAACAGCGCAGATTGCAACTTCTATCTGTTTTCTTGCGTATAACCCCGCAGCCAGTCTCGATAATATGCCTTTTGGGTATGAAAATTTGTCAAAAATTGCGTTTGTTTTCCGCCTTTTCCTTGCAGCCATCGGAAATTTGGCTAGTGTGGGGCCAACAAAACCAAAACTTTCCAAAATGGGAGGAAATACAATGTTCAAATGGGGTGGAACTCTCCTCGCTGCCGCTGCTGTTGTTGCAACAGCAGGCCTGGCACAGGCCGAAACGCGCGTAACCTACAAATCTGCCAAGACCTCTTCATCCTACTACCAGATGGGTGTTCAGATCGCTGAAGCCATCAAGGCTGGTACCGACGGCGATATCATCGTCACGGTCGAAGAAAGTCAGGGCTCTGTGCAGAATGTTATGGAAGTGCGCGGCCGTGGCGCCGACTATGTCTTCACCACGCCGCCCGCACTGGTCGGCCTTGCGCAGGCAGGCAAAGGCGCTTTTGAAGGCAAGGCGAGCCCGAAATTCGCTGACATCCGTGCGCTCTTCCCGATCCCGAGCCTGACGATGCATTTCGTTGTTTCCAAAGACAGCGGCATTACGGATTTCGCTGGCATGGAAGGCAAATCCATTCTGCTTGGCAAAGGCTCTTTTGGTGCGCGCGAAGGGGAAAAATATCTCAAGCTGTTCGGCCTTGAAGGCAAGATCGATCTGGCCGAGGTGGAACTGTCCAACGCAGTGCCGGCTCTGAAGAATGGCCAGATTGACGGCTTTGTCACCTCCGGTTCCTATCCGGCACCGAACGTTGTGGAAGCCGCCGCATCCACTGATGTAACCATCCTGTCCCTTTCCGAAGAGCAGATCGCCAAGACCAAACGCGCCAAGCTGGTTATTCCGGCCGGAACCTATGCCGGGCAGGACACGGACGTTGAAACCACCTCTCTGCCGGTTGTTGCCTACGCAACCGCAGCCATGGATGAAGCCACCGCTTATGAACTCACCAAGACCTTCTGGGAACAGAAAGCCAAGATGAGTGAAACCGCGCCATGGTGGAAGGGTGTCAACAAGGCACTGATGAGCAACATCACCACCAAGCTGCATCCCGGCGCCGTAAAATACTACAAGGAAGCCGGTTTCGAGCTTACCGAAAGCCAGATGTAAGTCTGTATCTGATCAAGACAAAATGAAGCCGTGGCCCTTTGGTCACGGCCTTGTTATACCTGCCCTTTAAGGCTCTTGGACCTCCGTAAACCCAAGCGCCATTCAACGATAAGAAACTGATAGAAAAAGAGCTGTCCTATGATGCAAGCCCCTGAAGTCAAGAGCCTGCCGATCCGCCTGATTGTAACTTTTTTGGCAATCGGGCTCGTGGTCTTTCATCTTGGACTGATCTTCTCTGGTCTGACGCCCAATCTGGTCTCACGCCCCCTTCATATGGCGCTGGCTTTGCCATGGATTCTCATCATTGGTACACGCGCCGGAGAGGGAAATCGCCTCTATCGCTATTCTGGCTGGCTGCTCGCTGCTGCCGGTATTGCGGCCTGTCTTTACATCGCGATCAATCAATCCGATCTCATCGATCAATATGGCTTTCTTGAGGGCAACGGCCAGATCCTTATGGCCAGTGTGCTGATTGTGGTCGTGCTGGAAGCTGCAAGACGCGCCATCGGCTGGCCTCTGCCCATCGTGGCTTTTCTTGCGCTGATGTATGGCCTGTTCGGTCAGCATATCCCCGGCGAGTTCGGCCATTCGCCCATGCCGTTGGGTTCTTTTCTGGGAACCCTCACAATTGCGGAAGGCGGCCTCTGGGGCAGCCTGACCGGTGTTTCCGTTTCGGTGGTTGCTATCTTTGTTATTTTCGGTGCAGTGCTCAATGCAGGGGAAGCGGGGCAGGGCTTCATGAATGTGGCCGCAGCCGCAGCCGGGCGGCTCACAGGTGGCGGAGCCAAGGTGTCCGTTGTTTCTTCCGCGCTGTTTGGTTCCATTTCCGGCTCGGCCAGCGCCAATGTGGCCTCTACCGGCGCAATCACGTTGCCCGCCATGACACGCCTTGGTTATCCCAAGCGTCTGGCAGGAGCGGTTGAGGCCGTAGCCTCTTCGGGCGGCCAGATCATGCCGCCATTGATGGGGGCAGGCGCCTTCGTGATGGTCGAACTGACCGGAACGCCCTACACCTCGATCATCATGGCGGCGCTGCTGCCAGCTGTTCTTTATTTCTTTGCCGTGTGGATCGGCATCAATGCCTATGCCACCAAATTCGAGCTGTCCGGCATCGCCGAGGAAGATCGTCCGCCCTTGCGCGACGTACTGATCACGTCGGCATTCTTTCTGGTGCCTTTCTTCGTGCTTTTGTGGGGCATGTTCGTGGCAGACTATACGCCGCAATATGCGGCGAGCCTGTCCATTCTGGCAGGCGCTCTCATGCTGCTGATCAACCGCAACCTGAAGGCGGAACCGCGGCAGATCATCCGGCGCTTCGAGATCGCCTTCAACACGGCGGCCAGACAGGTTGCCATGATCGCGTCGATCATCCTGTGTGCTTCCATCATCATCGGGGTTCTGTCTGTCACTGGGTTGGGGGTCAAGATCACCTCCCTTATCCTGTCCGGTTCATCAGGTCTGCTTTGGCCATCCCTGCTATTGACGGCGCTTGCCTGCCTCGTGCTGGGCATGGAAGTGCCCACGACGGCGGCCTACGTCATCTGCATATCCGTCGCTGGTCCGGCATTGGTGGAATCGGGTCTTGAGCCTCTTCAGGCTCATCTGTTTGTCTTCTGGTTTGCACTTCTCTCCACGATTACGCCACCGGTCTGTGGTGCCGTGTTCATTGCGGCGGGCATGATCGGGGAAGACTGGCTCAAGGTGGCGCTTGCGGCGATGTCCCTTGGCATTGGCCTCTATATCATCCCCCTTGGCATGATCGCCAACCCGGAGCTGATCGAACTGGGGCAGCATCCAATTGAGGCCTTGCTGGTAGCCTGTCAGGTCGGAGCCGGTCTTGCGGCCATTTCCTATGGACTGATCGCCAATTACCGGTTGCTGCTACGCATTGGGCTGATCCTTGGCGGGCTATTGATCGTCTTCGTGCGAGCGATGTTCTGAGAGGAATATGATGCTTTTTTGACACCTGTCTGTCTAAAAATCAGAACATTTTGAAGGATTTGTGAATATTTTTCCCGAAGAACATGCCGAATACTCTTCTTTTTGAGCCAAATTAGACTTTTTATTGATTCTTTGATCGACTTTTGAGCAGCGATTGCGCAAAAAGTGTGCGCTGTTAGTCAAGTCTTAACAATTGGGACAGGTTTGTCCAATTGTGGTCGATGGCTGTTCGATGTGCCGCGCAGGGATTTCTCTAAGTCAGAGTCCTGTCCGGTTGAGCAGCTTGGTGGAGCGGCCAGTCCCTGAGGGCTTTCAGGAGAGCCTGACGGGACGGACACGGGCACGCAGCTTGGAGCTGGTGGTCACTATCCCTTAGAGGGAACAACCATCCGATAAAAATGCTTTGGGAAGAAATCAACAATGAGTGCCAAACGAGAACACTGGGGCTCCCGCCTCGGTTTCATCATGGCGACAGCGGGATCAGCTGTCGGCCTTGGAAATATCTGGAAGTTCCCTTATATGGCTGGCGATAACGGGGGAGCGGCCTTCATCATCATCTATCTGGCTCTGGTCTTTACCATTGGCCTTTCCGTCCTTCTGGCCGAAATCATGATCGGTCGGGCGAGTCAGTCTGATGCTGTGAACGCCTTCAAAAAGCTGGGGCCGGGCTTCTTTTCTATCGTCGGTTATATGGGCATTGCCGCCGCTTTCATGATCCTGTCCTTCTATTGCGTTGTCGCAGGCTGGACCATCGATTATGTCATCAAGTTTGCTAGCGGCGCCTTTTCTGGCATGGATGCAGATGCATTGGGGCAGGCCTTTGGCGGCTTCATCTCTGACCCAGTACAGCCGATCATCTATCAGGCCATCTTTGTTGCCCTGACGGTGATGGTCGTGCTTGGCGGCGTCGCCAATGGCATTGAACGGGCAGGCAAGATCTTGATGCCGATCCTGTTCCTCATCCTGATTGCATTGGTGATCCGTTCGGTCACGCTGCCGGGCGCAGGAAAAGGACTGGCCTTCTTCCTTGCACCAGATTTCTCCAAGATCACCGGCGAAACCATCATGGCGGCGCTCGGGCAGGCCTTTTTCTCCCTGTCTTTGGGCATGGGTGCCATCCTGACCTACGGCTCCTATCTGGATAGGGAAGCCAATCTGGGCAAATCCGCTTGGCAGGTGACCTTCCTTGACACATCCGTTGCCATTCTCGCCGGTCTTGCCATTCTGCCAGCCGTCTTTGCCTTTGGCATGGACCCGGGCGCAGGGCCCGGCCTGACCTTTGTCACGCTGCCTGCCGTCTTCATGTCGATGCCGGGTGGCATCTTCTTTGGCACGCTCTTCTTCCTGCTGCTGACGATTGCGGCGTTGACCAGCTCCATTTCGCTGCTAGAGCCGCTCGTCGCCTTCTTCTCGTCCAAAGGCTATACCCGCAAGCAGATCACGGTTACCTCGGGCTTCCTGTCCTTCCTTCTGGGCATTCCCTGCTCGCTGGCGATGGGCATCTGGGGTGATTTTACCATCTTCGGGAAGAATTTCTTCGATCTGATGGATTTCCTGACCTCGAACCTCATTCTGCCAATCGGCGGCTTCCTGATTGCCATCTTTGTTGGCTGGGTCGTTACCCCGCGTGCTCTCAAGGAAGTGTGTGGTGATGATGCGCCTGGCCTGTTGGCCAAGACCTGGATCTTCATCCTGCGCTTCATAGCGCCTGTGGCGATCCTGCTGATTCTTCTGTCTGGTCTTGGTCTGCTGTAAGTGCGAGACTGATCAAGAGCTAAGCGCTGCATAGTGAAAGGCGGACTGAAAAGCCCGCCTTTTTGCTTTTTGGCCTGTCATCAGATACTCATAATCGTCAGCTGTTTTCTCTACCGATTGCTTTGCTGTTGGTCTAAATCGGCAAAAAGTCTTCGTATAATTGTCACATGACCGATATATGAGTTTGATCGCGCCTCTATAGGGAGGCGGCCTGGACCGGAGTTTCATGCATGTCCTCTCGCAGACATGTCGCGCGTGACATAACCTATGCCTATTCTGCGGAAACAAGACGGGGCCGCGCCATTATCAAGCTGCTGGAAAACACAACCGGACGCTTGCAGCTGATCAAACGTGCCGATGGCTATGAACGTGAAGTCGCTGCTGGTCGGGATTTCTGGGAAGTGATGGTCGAGCGCTACGGGCTTTCGCTGGATGTGATCGGCGGACACCTGAGCAACATTCCGCGCAGCGGTCCACTCATCCTCATCGCCAACCATCCCTATGGCATTCTGGATGGTCTGATGATGGGGCATATCCTGTCTGAATTGCGCGGCGATTTCCGCATTCTGGCCCATAAGGTCTTCCGCAAGGCCGATGACATCAACCGCATCATCCTGCCCATTTCCTTTGAAGAAACCAAGGATGCCGTGCGGCAGAATATCGAGACCCGCAAAACCGCATTGCACTATCTCGGGGATGGCGGTGCTATTGGCATTTTTCCCGGCGGGACGGTGAGCACTGCCGCCAAACCTTTCTCCCGCCCCATGGACCCCAATTGGCGCGGCTTTACCGCGCGCATGGTCGGCAAATCGGACGCCACCGTGGTGCCGATCTTCTTTGATGGACACACCTCGCGTCTGTTCCAGATCGCCAGCCACATGCATTA contains the following coding sequences:
- a CDS encoding sodium-dependent transporter, with amino-acid sequence MSAKREHWGSRLGFIMATAGSAVGLGNIWKFPYMAGDNGGAAFIIIYLALVFTIGLSVLLAEIMIGRASQSDAVNAFKKLGPGFFSIVGYMGIAAAFMILSFYCVVAGWTIDYVIKFASGAFSGMDADALGQAFGGFISDPVQPIIYQAIFVALTVMVVLGGVANGIERAGKILMPILFLILIALVIRSVTLPGAGKGLAFFLAPDFSKITGETIMAALGQAFFSLSLGMGAILTYGSYLDREANLGKSAWQVTFLDTSVAILAGLAILPAVFAFGMDPGAGPGLTFVTLPAVFMSMPGGIFFGTLFFLLLTIAALTSSISLLEPLVAFFSSKGYTRKQITVTSGFLSFLLGIPCSLAMGIWGDFTIFGKNFFDLMDFLTSNLILPIGGFLIAIFVGWVVTPRALKEVCGDDAPGLLAKTWIFILRFIAPVAILLILLSGLGLL
- a CDS encoding TRAP transporter fused permease subunit, giving the protein MMQAPEVKSLPIRLIVTFLAIGLVVFHLGLIFSGLTPNLVSRPLHMALALPWILIIGTRAGEGNRLYRYSGWLLAAAGIAACLYIAINQSDLIDQYGFLEGNGQILMASVLIVVVLEAARRAIGWPLPIVAFLALMYGLFGQHIPGEFGHSPMPLGSFLGTLTIAEGGLWGSLTGVSVSVVAIFVIFGAVLNAGEAGQGFMNVAAAAAGRLTGGGAKVSVVSSALFGSISGSASANVASTGAITLPAMTRLGYPKRLAGAVEAVASSGGQIMPPLMGAGAFVMVELTGTPYTSIIMAALLPAVLYFFAVWIGINAYATKFELSGIAEEDRPPLRDVLITSAFFLVPFFVLLWGMFVADYTPQYAASLSILAGALMLLINRNLKAEPRQIIRRFEIAFNTAARQVAMIASIILCASIIIGVLSVTGLGVKITSLILSGSSGLLWPSLLLTALACLVLGMEVPTTAAYVICISVAGPALVESGLEPLQAHLFVFWFALLSTITPPVCGAVFIAAGMIGEDWLKVALAAMSLGIGLYIIPLGMIANPELIELGQHPIEALLVACQVGAGLAAISYGLIANYRLLLRIGLILGGLLIVFVRAMF
- a CDS encoding lysophospholipid acyltransferase family protein — protein: MSSRRHVARDITYAYSAETRRGRAIIKLLENTTGRLQLIKRADGYEREVAAGRDFWEVMVERYGLSLDVIGGHLSNIPRSGPLILIANHPYGILDGLMMGHILSELRGDFRILAHKVFRKADDINRIILPISFEETKDAVRQNIETRKTALHYLGDGGAIGIFPGGTVSTAAKPFSRPMDPNWRGFTARMVGKSDATVVPIFFDGHTSRLFQIASHMHYTLRMGLLIKEFRKRVDTPVKVVVGEPIGRDVLDPLSKDSKALMRYLREATYSLSPNPLEACEVGFEFEEKYRLRA
- a CDS encoding TAXI family TRAP transporter solute-binding subunit, translated to MFKWGGTLLAAAAVVATAGLAQAETRVTYKSAKTSSSYYQMGVQIAEAIKAGTDGDIIVTVEESQGSVQNVMEVRGRGADYVFTTPPALVGLAQAGKGAFEGKASPKFADIRALFPIPSLTMHFVVSKDSGITDFAGMEGKSILLGKGSFGAREGEKYLKLFGLEGKIDLAEVELSNAVPALKNGQIDGFVTSGSYPAPNVVEAAASTDVTILSLSEEQIAKTKRAKLVIPAGTYAGQDTDVETTSLPVVAYATAAMDEATAYELTKTFWEQKAKMSETAPWWKGVNKALMSNITTKLHPGAVKYYKEAGFELTESQM
- a CDS encoding MFS transporter; this translates as MHNPSTFANAPLPWNGLRTPRKAVSAMFMLNGAFFGMWASRVPAIAQMHQLSETMLGFLLLSMCAGAIVSFPTTGSLVERYGSASVTKVVALVYSAALAGLAFAPSAVLLGAALFAFGAAHGAMDVSMNAWAGEVEKARGKPIMSSFHAMWSLGSGLGAATGFLAVHLALSPMAHFLIGGVICLLLALPFGYVAWSSPRIERKQGAKRALFVLPKGALALVGIMGLCAGLGEGAMGDWGAIFLVQVAQTNEGTAALGYTCFSVAMVVMRLAGDVIISRLGAVRAARMSGLLAASGSLLAISFASLPAIFVGFAMMGLGYAFIVPLAFSRAGNDDTMSPGPAIAAVATFGYGGGLFGPVAIGLLADTFSIRWAFLLLSSLALLIILLAPNLAPPQKSTAR
- a CDS encoding DeoR/GlpR family DNA-binding transcription regulator; this translates as MSIMTDLTLNNPSVRQTLLRSRLESGEQLVAVDLANEFGISLDTIRRDLLALEDGGLAQRVRGGAIPVRSAARPYTERQAEPAASHDTIAKATLPLIKKGMTIILGGGTTLTHLAAYLEPRNDLFVITPAPAIASMTLQKSIQTYLVGGRLSPWGACAVGCEAETALGNLAADLAFPGICGLDRDFGLSMDYADEAGMTRAMIKAANETVLVCAKEKIGQRARHRILPIQDITTIVTDADAPAMQPFEDAGAEIIHA
- a CDS encoding Gfo/Idh/MocA family oxidoreductase → MIRWGILGTAKIAREQLVPAIQASRNGTLQAVASRSQASADAFAERFGMPLAYGSYEDLLSSPEVDAIYIPLPTSQHVEWTKRCLEAGKHVLCEKPISLHAKEIDTLIEARNKSGLVASEAFMVTYHPQWQLVRDLIANGEIGTLRHIQGAFSYYNVDPNNMRNKVELGGGGLPDIGVYPTVTARFATGKDPVRARASIERDPDFGTDIYANCQYDFGSFDMTFYCSTQLALRQCMSFHGDKGLIEVSAPFNALNYDAVNVCLYNNNRSEMKKWSFQGAYQYQLQVEAFGDKIAGEDSTIFTLESSRANQAAIDALYAADLSDGWVDV